A region of Neovison vison isolate M4711 chromosome 7, ASM_NN_V1, whole genome shotgun sequence DNA encodes the following proteins:
- the ROM1 gene encoding rod outer segment membrane protein 1: MAPVLPLVLPLQPRIRLAQGLWLLSWLLALAGGLALLYSGHLLAQLWLLRTFLAPSCPFAALPQVALAAGLGALGTGLVGAGASRASLDASQYPPWRKVLGPLLVLGTAGGGGLLILALGLALALPGSLDAGLEDGLGTALAHYKDTEVPGHCHAKRLLDELQLRHHCCGRHGYKDWFGIQWVSSRYLDPNDQEVVDRIQSNVEGLYLIDGVPFSCCNPHSPRPCLQSRLSEPHAHPLFDPRQPNLNLWAQGCHGVLLGHLQDLASVLGGGLAVTFLLQILVLLGLRYLQTALEGLEGVIDAEGDTQGYLFPSGLKDMLKTAWRQGEVAHRPAPEEAPPEEAPPEEGLPEA; this comes from the exons atggcGCCGGTGTTGCCCCTGGTGCTGCCCCTCCAGCCCCGCATCCGTCTGGCACAGGGGCTCTGGCTCCTTTCCTGGCTGCTGGCGCTGGCCGGTGGCCTCGCCCTCCTATATAGCGGGCACCTCCTGGCCCAGCTGTGGCTCCTCCGCACTTTCttggctccctcctgcccctttgcTGCCCTGCCCCAGGTGGCCCTGGCTGCCGGTTTGGGGGCTCTGGGCACAGGACTGGTGGGTGCGGGAGCCAGCAGGGCCAGCCTGGACGCGTCTCAGTACCCTCCCTGGCGAAAGGTTCTGGGCCCCCTGCTGGTGCTTGGCACTGCCGGCGGGGGGGGTCTTCTGATCCTAGCCCTGGGACTGGCCCTGGCTTTACCTGGGAGTCTGGATGCCGGGCTGGAGGATGGCCTGGGGACTGCCTTGGCTCACTACAAAGACACAGAGGTGCCCGGACACTGTCATGCCAAACGGCTGTTGGATGAACTTCAGCTGAGGCACCACTGCTGCGGGCGCCACGGGTACAAGGACTGGTTTGGCATCCAGTGGGTCAGCAGCCGTTACTTGGATCCCAATGACCAGGAGGTGGTGGA cCGGATCCAGAGCAACGTGGAAGGCCTGTATCTGATCGACGGTGTCCCTTTCTCCTGCTGCAACCCCCACTCGCCCAGACCTTGCCTGCAAAGCCGGCTCTCAGAGCCCCACGCCCACCCTCTCTTTGATCCCCGTCAGCCCAACCTAAACCTCTGGGCCCAAGGATGCCACGGGGTACTGCTGGGGCACCTGCAGGACTTGGCGAGCGTGCTGGGCGGCGGGCTGGCTGTCACCTTCCTGCTGCAG ATCCTGGTGCTCCTGGGCCTGCGGTACCTGCAGACGGCCCTGGAGGGGCTTGAAGGAGTCATTGACGCGGAGGGAGACACCCAGGGCTATCTCTTCCCCAGCGGGCTGAAGGACATGCTGAAAACGGCGTGGCGACAGGGAGAGGTGGCTCACAGGCCCGCACCTGAGGAGGCCCCACCAGAAGAGGCACCCCCTGAGGAGGGTCTCCCTGAGGCCTAG
- the B3GAT3 gene encoding galactosylgalactosylxylosylprotein 3-beta-glucuronosyltransferase 3 isoform X2, which translates to MKLKLKNVFLAYFLVSIAGLLYALVQLGQPCDCLPPLRAAAEQLRQKDLRISQLQADLRRPPPAPAQPPEPEALPTIYVVTPTYARLVQKAELVRLSQTLSLVPRLHWLLVEDAEGPTPLVSGLLAASGLLFTHLAVLTPKAQRLREGEPGWVRPRGVEQRNRALDWLRSGGGAVGGEKDPPPAGTRGVVYFADDDNTYSRELFEEPSAQFDATAPRGHLESSLLSHLVDPKDLEPRAANCTRVLVWHTRTEKPKMKQEEQLQRQGRGSDPAVEV; encoded by the exons ATGAAGCTGAAGCTGAAGAACGTGTTTCTCGCCTACTTCCTGGTGTCGATCGCCGGCCTCCTCTACGCGCTGGTGCAGCTCG GTCAGCCATGTgactgcctccctcccctgcgcGCAGCGGCTGAGCAGCTTCGGCAGAAGGATCTGAGGATTTCCCAGCTGCAAGCCGATCTCCGccgcccaccccctgcccctgcccagccccctgaACCTGAAGCCCTGCCTACTATCTATGTCGTTACCCCCACCTACGCCAG GCTGGTGCAGAAAGCCGAGCTGGTGCGGCTGTCCCAGACACTGAGCCTGGTGCCCCGGCTGCACTGGCTGCTGGTGGAGGATGCCGAGGGCCCCACCCCACTGGTGTCCGGGCTGCTGGCTGCCTCGGGCCTCCTCTTCACACACCTGGCGGTCCTTACCCCCAAGGCCCAGCGGCTCAGGGAGGGCGAACCCGGGTGGGTTCGGCCCCGCGGGGTAGAGCAACGGAACAGGGCCCTGGACTGGCTCCGGAGTGGAGGGGGCGCTGTGGGGGGAGAGAAGGACCCCCCTCCAGCCGGCACACGGGGAGTCGTGTACTTTGCAGATGATGACAACACCTACAGCCGGGAACTCTTCGAGGAG CCCAGTGCCCAGTTTGATGCCACCGCTCCCCGGGGCCACCTGGAGAGCAGTCTCCTGAGCCACCTCGTGGATCCCAAGGACCTGGAGCCGCGGGCAGCCAATTGCACTCGG GTTCTGGTGTGGCACACACGGACAGAGAAACCCAAGatgaagcaggaagagcagctCCAGCGGCAGGGCCGAGGCTCAGACCCAGCTGTGGAGGTGTGA
- the B3GAT3 gene encoding galactosylgalactosylxylosylprotein 3-beta-glucuronosyltransferase 3 isoform X1 → MKLKLKNVFLAYFLVSIAGLLYALVQLGQPCDCLPPLRAAAEQLRQKDLRISQLQADLRRPPPAPAQPPEPEALPTIYVVTPTYARLVQKAELVRLSQTLSLVPRLHWLLVEDAEGPTPLVSGLLAASGLLFTHLAVLTPKAQRLREGEPGWVRPRGVEQRNRALDWLRSGGGAVGGEKDPPPAGTRGVVYFADDDNTYSRELFEEMRWTRGVSVWPVGLVGGLRFEGPRVQDGRVVGFHTAWEPNRPFPVDMAGFAVSLPLLLAKPSAQFDATAPRGHLESSLLSHLVDPKDLEPRAANCTRVLVWHTRTEKPKMKQEEQLQRQGRGSDPAVEV, encoded by the exons ATGAAGCTGAAGCTGAAGAACGTGTTTCTCGCCTACTTCCTGGTGTCGATCGCCGGCCTCCTCTACGCGCTGGTGCAGCTCG GTCAGCCATGTgactgcctccctcccctgcgcGCAGCGGCTGAGCAGCTTCGGCAGAAGGATCTGAGGATTTCCCAGCTGCAAGCCGATCTCCGccgcccaccccctgcccctgcccagccccctgaACCTGAAGCCCTGCCTACTATCTATGTCGTTACCCCCACCTACGCCAG GCTGGTGCAGAAAGCCGAGCTGGTGCGGCTGTCCCAGACACTGAGCCTGGTGCCCCGGCTGCACTGGCTGCTGGTGGAGGATGCCGAGGGCCCCACCCCACTGGTGTCCGGGCTGCTGGCTGCCTCGGGCCTCCTCTTCACACACCTGGCGGTCCTTACCCCCAAGGCCCAGCGGCTCAGGGAGGGCGAACCCGGGTGGGTTCGGCCCCGCGGGGTAGAGCAACGGAACAGGGCCCTGGACTGGCTCCGGAGTGGAGGGGGCGCTGTGGGGGGAGAGAAGGACCCCCCTCCAGCCGGCACACGGGGAGTCGTGTACTTTGCAGATGATGACAACACCTACAGCCGGGAACTCTTCGAGGAG ATGCGCTGGACCCGTGGTGTCTCAGTGTGGCCTGTGGGGCTGGTGGGCGGCCTGCGATTCGAGGGCCCTCGGGTACAGGATGGCCGGGTCGTGGGCTTCCACACAGCGTGGGAGCCCAATAGGCCCTTCCCAGTGGATATGGCAGGATTTGCTGTCTCCCTGCCCTTGCTGTTGGCTAAGCCCAGTGCCCAGTTTGATGCCACCGCTCCCCGGGGCCACCTGGAGAGCAGTCTCCTGAGCCACCTCGTGGATCCCAAGGACCTGGAGCCGCGGGCAGCCAATTGCACTCGG GTTCTGGTGTGGCACACACGGACAGAGAAACCCAAGatgaagcaggaagagcagctCCAGCGGCAGGGCCGAGGCTCAGACCCAGCTGTGGAGGTGTGA